From a region of the Egibacteraceae bacterium genome:
- a CDS encoding trypsin-like peptidase domain-containing protein — translation MTEDPVRYATAPLRLPSPPRPAGGTATTYPTIPAGPGGFRRPDPRPASPRLAAVAMLAALVGALLGSGAMIAYTDQRSTDAPVSAQPVRGGGEVFAPTLDIEGADGVDRVAGIAAAVIPTVVQVDIEGGGPLGQGAGNGSGVVYRSDGHILTNNHVVDGADAVEVVLSDGTRLDATVVGTDPANDLAVLHVDRADLTAIQVGDSSDLRIGELAVAIGSPFGLEGTVTSGVVSALNRDIPVGGPNRMPMTMFNVIQTDAPINPGNSGGPLVGGDARLIGINSAILTTGGAPGNAGVGFAIPADTAVAIADELIERGFVRHPLLGVQGGDLSDELAERLGVDEGAYVQEVQPGTPAEEAGLQADDVIVAVDDVPITSMTDLVIEVRGKSVGEQVTVTYIRNAEEQRAEVALAERPRDQ, via the coding sequence ATGACGGAAGACCCTGTACGCTACGCGACCGCTCCCCTGCGGCTGCCGTCCCCGCCGCGCCCCGCAGGCGGGACCGCGACGACCTACCCGACGATCCCAGCCGGTCCCGGGGGGTTCCGGCGTCCCGACCCGCGGCCGGCAAGCCCGCGTCTCGCGGCGGTGGCCATGCTCGCGGCGCTGGTCGGCGCGCTGCTCGGCAGCGGCGCGATGATCGCCTACACCGACCAGCGCTCGACCGACGCACCCGTCTCCGCGCAGCCTGTGCGCGGCGGTGGAGAGGTGTTCGCGCCGACGCTCGACATCGAGGGCGCCGACGGGGTGGACCGGGTGGCGGGCATCGCCGCTGCCGTCATCCCGACGGTCGTGCAGGTCGACATCGAGGGCGGTGGCCCGCTCGGACAGGGGGCGGGCAACGGCTCCGGGGTCGTCTACCGCTCCGACGGCCACATCCTCACCAACAACCACGTGGTCGATGGCGCGGACGCCGTCGAGGTGGTGCTGAGCGACGGGACCCGGTTGGACGCCACCGTGGTCGGCACCGATCCCGCCAACGACCTGGCCGTGCTGCACGTCGACCGGGCCGACCTGACCGCGATCCAGGTGGGTGACTCCTCCGATCTGCGCATCGGCGAGCTCGCGGTCGCGATCGGCAGCCCCTTCGGCCTGGAGGGCACCGTGACCTCCGGGGTGGTGAGCGCGCTGAACCGAGACATCCCCGTTGGGGGACCCAACCGGATGCCGATGACGATGTTCAACGTCATCCAGACCGACGCGCCCATCAACCCGGGCAACTCCGGTGGACCCCTGGTCGGTGGGGACGCGCGCCTGATCGGCATCAACTCGGCCATCCTGACCACCGGCGGGGCGCCGGGCAACGCCGGGGTGGGGTTCGCGATCCCCGCCGATACCGCGGTGGCGATCGCCGACGAGCTGATCGAGCGGGGGTTCGTCCGCCACCCCCTTCTCGGGGTCCAGGGTGGGGACCTCTCCGACGAGCTCGCCGAACGCCTGGGGGTCGACGAGGGTGCCTACGTCCAGGAGGTGCAACCCGGCACCCCCGCCGAGGAGGCCGGCCTGCAGGCCGACGACGTCATCGTCGCCGTCGACGACGTCCCGATCACGTCGATGACCGATCTCGTCATCGAGGTCCGCGGCAAGTCGGTGGGCGAACAGGTCACCGTGACGTACATTCGTAACGCCGAGGAGCAACGCGCGGAGGTGGCCCTCGCCGAGCGCCCCCGTGACCAGTAG
- a CDS encoding EVE domain-containing protein: protein MGVWCLTTSPDNFARTAALGWKVQGIKSRRGKTAREIAPGDKIVYYVTRHVAFGAVVEVTSSVFEDHEPIWESKPGEDYPWRVEISPEVVLSDPEAWVPVDSLYEDLQFPKKWPREHYN, encoded by the coding sequence GTGGGCGTCTGGTGCCTGACCACGTCGCCGGACAACTTCGCCCGCACGGCAGCGCTGGGCTGGAAGGTGCAGGGCATCAAGTCCCGCCGCGGCAAGACCGCCCGCGAGATCGCCCCCGGCGACAAGATCGTGTACTACGTCACCAGGCACGTGGCCTTCGGGGCGGTCGTCGAGGTGACGAGCAGCGTCTTCGAGGACCACGAGCCGATCTGGGAGTCCAAGCCGGGCGAGGACTACCCCTGGCGCGTCGAGATCAGCCCCGAGGTGGTGCTCTCCGACCCCGAGGCCTGGGTACCCGTCGACAGCCTCTACGAGGACCTCCAGTTCCCCAAGAAGTGGCCGCGCGAGCACTACAACTAA
- a CDS encoding O-methyltransferase, with the protein MYTDERTIAYLRRFDEREDEPLRAARARSEEADIPAVPAETGSFLRFLARVIGARHAVEVGSGGGYSGLWLLGGLDPRGILTTIELDPDNQALAQRAYAEGGVSDRVRAMRGAALGVLPKLADAHYDIVFLDAVKTEYPAYLEHARRILRPGGLLVADNVLWKGAVGDPSVTDEDTTALRAFNDEIRDDPQFTATIVPVGDGLLAAAYSPQGG; encoded by the coding sequence GTGTACACCGATGAGCGCACGATCGCCTACCTGCGCCGCTTCGACGAGCGGGAGGACGAGCCGCTGCGGGCGGCCCGGGCTCGCAGCGAGGAGGCCGACATCCCCGCGGTGCCGGCCGAGACGGGCTCGTTCCTGCGCTTCCTCGCCCGGGTGATCGGGGCCCGCCACGCCGTCGAGGTCGGGTCGGGCGGCGGGTACAGCGGGCTCTGGCTGCTCGGCGGGCTCGATCCACGGGGCATCCTGACGACCATCGAGCTCGACCCCGACAACCAGGCCCTGGCCCAGCGCGCGTACGCCGAGGGCGGCGTGTCCGACCGGGTCCGTGCGATGCGGGGCGCCGCGCTGGGGGTGCTGCCCAAGCTGGCCGACGCGCACTACGACATCGTCTTCCTCGACGCGGTCAAGACCGAGTACCCCGCCTACCTCGAGCACGCGCGACGGATCCTGCGCCCGGGGGGGCTGCTCGTCGCCGACAACGTGCTCTGGAAGGGCGCGGTGGGCGACCCGTCGGTGACCGACGAGGACACCACGGCCCTGCGCGCCTTCAACGACGAGATCCGCGACGACCCGCAGTTCACCGCGACGATCGTGCCGGTGGGCGACGGGCTCCTCGCCGCGGCCTACTCCCCGCAAGGAGGCTGA
- a CDS encoding sigma-E factor regulatory protein RseB domain-containing protein, which produces MTPRGGSGAAGVTAVALTALLTVSLGGSVLAVGERHLEIGAPEEGTWRAVMLRAWDAAQERRYSGEALSIVWSGDTPTVTVSRVMRERDVLAVSDQDRMTVEVGIGPGDSTEQREGWFAPLPAVHGSEPAAAVRAIADKYDVRVAGAERILDRRCTKLEVHRRDGASLRERLWVDDDSGLVLRRESYEGAERRLGLMTYLALDVQPAGLVPAGVRASRGQVLRPRVPQTPEARPVDDAALTALRQAGWTVPPTLPGGYEPVGVYAVDGRDGQPLHVVYTDGLYMLSLFQEQGHPDWDSLPEGATRAEGLDWHAYEWPGAVPRRLVWEASGTTFSLVGDVPPEEFVAIADALPRPRAGSVVDRLRRGLSRLLSLVPQ; this is translated from the coding sequence GTGACCCCGAGGGGGGGCTCGGGCGCGGCCGGGGTGACCGCGGTCGCCTTGACGGCCCTGCTGACCGTGTCCCTGGGCGGCAGCGTGCTCGCCGTCGGCGAGCGGCACCTGGAGATCGGCGCGCCCGAGGAAGGGACGTGGCGCGCGGTCATGCTGCGGGCATGGGACGCCGCGCAGGAGCGCCGCTACAGCGGCGAGGCCCTGTCGATCGTGTGGTCGGGCGACACGCCCACGGTCACCGTGTCGCGGGTCATGCGCGAGCGGGACGTCCTCGCCGTGTCGGACCAGGACCGCATGACCGTCGAGGTCGGGATCGGTCCCGGGGACTCGACCGAGCAGCGGGAGGGGTGGTTCGCGCCGCTGCCGGCCGTCCACGGCAGCGAGCCCGCCGCGGCCGTGCGCGCCATCGCGGACAAGTACGACGTGAGGGTGGCGGGAGCCGAGCGCATCCTCGACCGGCGCTGCACCAAGCTGGAGGTCCACCGCCGTGACGGGGCCAGCCTGCGGGAACGCCTCTGGGTCGACGACGACAGCGGCCTGGTGCTGCGTCGGGAATCCTACGAGGGCGCCGAGCGCCGGCTCGGGCTCATGACCTACCTGGCGCTGGACGTGCAGCCCGCCGGCCTGGTGCCGGCGGGAGTCCGGGCCAGCCGCGGGCAGGTCCTCCGGCCCCGGGTGCCGCAGACGCCGGAGGCCCGCCCGGTGGACGACGCGGCCCTCACGGCGCTGCGGCAGGCCGGCTGGACGGTGCCGCCGACGCTTCCGGGCGGCTACGAGCCGGTCGGGGTGTACGCCGTCGACGGGCGTGACGGCCAACCGCTCCACGTGGTGTACACCGACGGGCTGTACATGCTCTCGCTCTTCCAGGAGCAGGGCCACCCGGACTGGGACTCCCTGCCCGAGGGCGCCACGCGCGCCGAGGGGCTCGACTGGCACGCCTACGAGTGGCCGGGGGCGGTTCCCCGGCGGCTGGTCTGGGAAGCATCGGGCACAACGTTCTCGCTGGTGGGCGATGTCCCACCGGAGGAGTTCGTGGCGATCGCCGATGCGCTGCCCCGGCCGAGAGCCGGCTCCGTGGTCGACCGACTGCGCCGGGGTCTCAGCAGGCTCCTGTCGCTGGTGCCACAGTAG
- a CDS encoding sigma-70 family RNA polymerase sigma factor: protein MAPRQDDAPRADPRPTWDEVAERYGDQVYNVAYRLTGDADDAADLAQDVFVRVYRNLDRYQPGTFDGWLYRITKNLFLDHVRRRKRVRLEPLPEEEWRVPASGDPGPAELVDRGTLEACLERGLAELSVDFRLAVVLCDVQGLSYEEIAGVTGWPLGTVRSRLHRGRRQLRDYLDRQAAAGVHDCEAHGDA from the coding sequence GTGGCCCCCCGCCAGGACGATGCGCCGCGTGCGGACCCTCGCCCGACGTGGGACGAGGTGGCCGAGCGCTACGGCGACCAGGTCTACAACGTCGCCTACCGGCTCACGGGCGACGCCGACGACGCGGCCGACCTGGCCCAGGACGTCTTCGTCCGGGTGTACCGCAACCTGGACCGCTACCAGCCGGGCACGTTCGACGGATGGCTGTACCGCATCACCAAGAACCTCTTCCTCGACCACGTCCGCCGGCGCAAGCGGGTGCGTCTCGAGCCGTTGCCGGAGGAGGAGTGGCGGGTCCCCGCCTCCGGTGATCCCGGACCGGCGGAGCTGGTGGACCGGGGGACGCTCGAGGCCTGCCTGGAACGGGGGCTGGCGGAGCTGTCGGTGGACTTCCGCCTGGCGGTCGTGCTGTGCGACGTCCAGGGGCTGTCCTACGAGGAGATCGCGGGGGTGACCGGCTGGCCCCTCGGCACGGTGCGGTCCCGCCTGCACCGGGGTCGCCGGCAACTGCGGGACTACCTCGACCGTCAGGCAGCGGCGGGGGTCCATGACTGCGAGGCACATGGCGATGCGTGA
- a CDS encoding zf-HC2 domain-containing protein: MRDRCEDVEPLCSAWLDDTLDQSDRAGVDAHLQRCAACRDEVDSLRRVRDLLGNLPVRRLPSDLSLLPAPPGPGGRGAPRVPVTAWSGGQRAVAGVAVALGLVGGAAFALGGQPAPGARVVSVPVDRYVSDHLVHTVGDPTATPVFLDGRR, from the coding sequence ATGCGTGACCGCTGTGAGGACGTGGAGCCGCTGTGCTCGGCGTGGCTGGACGACACCCTGGACCAGTCCGACCGGGCAGGGGTGGATGCCCACCTCCAACGCTGTGCCGCGTGCCGCGACGAGGTGGACAGCCTGCGTCGCGTCCGTGACCTGCTCGGCAACCTGCCCGTCCGTCGCCTCCCGAGCGACCTGTCGCTGCTCCCGGCGCCCCCGGGCCCGGGGGGCCGGGGCGCTCCGCGGGTGCCGGTGACGGCTTGGTCGGGCGGGCAACGCGCGGTCGCCGGCGTCGCCGTGGCGCTCGGGTTGGTCGGCGGCGCCGCCTTCGCCCTCGGGGGCCAGCCCGCCCCCGGCGCGCGCGTGGTGAGCGTCCCGGTGGACCGCTATGTCAGCGACCACCTCGTGCACACGGTCGGGGACCCCACCGCCACCCCGGTGTTCCTCGACGGTCGACGGTGA